One window from the genome of Glycine soja cultivar W05 chromosome 12, ASM419377v2, whole genome shotgun sequence encodes:
- the LOC114378289 gene encoding beta-glucuronosyltransferase GlcAT14A-like isoform X1 codes for MGFLNVEKKWLYPFIVCFAICMLLLVSSFNMDLVSSIHSINSLFFFLPSHLRPNQTEPGFVERKASPAPAPARPVLPRFAYLISGSKGDLEKLWRTLHALYHPLNHYVVHMDLESPLEERMEIAHRIERQHVFAEVGNVFVITKANMVTYRGPTMVANTLHACAILLKRSKDWDWFINLSASDYPLVTQDDLLYTFSDLDRGLNFIEHTSRLGWKFDKRAMPLIVDPGLYMSTKSDVFWVNPKRPLPTAFKLFTGSAWTVLSHDFVEYIVWGWDNLPRTLLMYYTNFLSSPEGYFQTVACNAPEWAKTLVNSDLHYIAWDVPPKQHPHVLNINDTDKMVESGAAFARKFKQDDPALDWIDKMILRKRNGLFPLGGWCTGRPKCSEIGNIYKLKPGPGSQRLHRLVAGLTLKAKSGEDQCK; via the exons ATGGGGTTCTTAAACGTAGAGAAGAAATGGTTATATCCTTTCATAGTGTGTTTTGCCATATGCATGCTCTTACTAGTCTCATCCTTCAACATGGATCTTGTCTCTTCAATTCACTCCATCAATTCActgtttttctttctcccatctCATTTACGCCCAAACCAAACTGAGCCGGGTTTTGTGGAGAGGAAGGCTTCTCCTGCTCCAGCGCCGGCTAGGCCTGTGCTTCCTCGTTTCGCTTATTTGATTTCAGGCTCCAAAGGTGATTTGGAAAAGCTTTGGAGAACCCTTCATGCACTTTATCATCCCCTAAACCATTATGTTGTTCATATGGACCTTGAGTCGCCGCTTGAGGAAAGGATGGAGATTGCACATAGAATTGAAAGACAACATGTCTTCGCTGAGGTTGGAAACGTTTTTGTAATCACAAAGGCTAACATGGTCACTTACCGAGGACCAACGATGGTTGCTAATACTCTTCATGCTTGTGCCATTCTGCTCAAGAGAAGTAAAGACTGGGATTGGTTTATTAATCTTAGTGCTTCAGACTATCCTCTTGTGACACAGGATG ATCTGCTATATACTTTTTCAGATTTAGATAGAGGCCTTAACTTCATTGAGCACACAAGTCGGTTAGGGTGGAAGTT TGATAAACGAGCAATGCCTTTAATTGTAGACCCTGGGCTTTACATGTCAACCAAATCTGATGTATTTTGGGTCAATCCAAAGAGACCTTTGCCAACAGCATTTAAATTATTCACTG GTTCAGCATGGACGGTATTATCACACGACTTTGTTGAATATATTGTATGGGGATGGGACAATCTGCCAAGGACCCTTCTCATGTACTACACTAATTTTCTGTCTTCCCCTGAAGGCTACTTCCAGACTGTTGCATGCAATGCGCCAGAATGGGCTAAAACCCTTGTCAATAGTGACTTGCATTACATTGCCTGGGATGTCCCTCCTAAACAGCACCCTCACGTCCTTAACATCAACGACACAGACAAAATGGTTGAAAGTGGTGCTGCCTTTGCAAGAAAATTTAAGCAAGATGATCCAGCCTTGGATTGGATTGATAAAATGATTCTCCGCAAGAGAAATGGACTATTTCCACTCGGTGGTTGGTGCACCGGCAGACCCAAATGCTCCGAGATTGGGAACATTTATAAACTCAAACCTGGTCCGGGATCTCAAAGGCTTCATCGCCTTGTCGCGGGGCTAACTTTGAAGGCTAAATCTGGTGAGGATCAGTGTAAATAG
- the LOC114378289 gene encoding beta-glucuronosyltransferase GlcAT14A-like isoform X2, whose amino-acid sequence MGFLNVEKKWLYPFIVCFAICMLLLVSSFNMDLVSSIHSINSLFFFLPSHLRPNQTEPGFVERKASPAPAPARPVLPRFAYLISGSKGDLEKLWRTLHALYHPLNHYVVHMDLESPLEERMEIAHRIERQHVFAEVGNVFVITKANMVTYRGPTMVANTLHACAILLKRSKDWDWFINLSASDYPLVTQDDLDRGLNFIEHTSRLGWKFDKRAMPLIVDPGLYMSTKSDVFWVNPKRPLPTAFKLFTGSAWTVLSHDFVEYIVWGWDNLPRTLLMYYTNFLSSPEGYFQTVACNAPEWAKTLVNSDLHYIAWDVPPKQHPHVLNINDTDKMVESGAAFARKFKQDDPALDWIDKMILRKRNGLFPLGGWCTGRPKCSEIGNIYKLKPGPGSQRLHRLVAGLTLKAKSGEDQCK is encoded by the exons ATGGGGTTCTTAAACGTAGAGAAGAAATGGTTATATCCTTTCATAGTGTGTTTTGCCATATGCATGCTCTTACTAGTCTCATCCTTCAACATGGATCTTGTCTCTTCAATTCACTCCATCAATTCActgtttttctttctcccatctCATTTACGCCCAAACCAAACTGAGCCGGGTTTTGTGGAGAGGAAGGCTTCTCCTGCTCCAGCGCCGGCTAGGCCTGTGCTTCCTCGTTTCGCTTATTTGATTTCAGGCTCCAAAGGTGATTTGGAAAAGCTTTGGAGAACCCTTCATGCACTTTATCATCCCCTAAACCATTATGTTGTTCATATGGACCTTGAGTCGCCGCTTGAGGAAAGGATGGAGATTGCACATAGAATTGAAAGACAACATGTCTTCGCTGAGGTTGGAAACGTTTTTGTAATCACAAAGGCTAACATGGTCACTTACCGAGGACCAACGATGGTTGCTAATACTCTTCATGCTTGTGCCATTCTGCTCAAGAGAAGTAAAGACTGGGATTGGTTTATTAATCTTAGTGCTTCAGACTATCCTCTTGTGACACAGGATG ATTTAGATAGAGGCCTTAACTTCATTGAGCACACAAGTCGGTTAGGGTGGAAGTT TGATAAACGAGCAATGCCTTTAATTGTAGACCCTGGGCTTTACATGTCAACCAAATCTGATGTATTTTGGGTCAATCCAAAGAGACCTTTGCCAACAGCATTTAAATTATTCACTG GTTCAGCATGGACGGTATTATCACACGACTTTGTTGAATATATTGTATGGGGATGGGACAATCTGCCAAGGACCCTTCTCATGTACTACACTAATTTTCTGTCTTCCCCTGAAGGCTACTTCCAGACTGTTGCATGCAATGCGCCAGAATGGGCTAAAACCCTTGTCAATAGTGACTTGCATTACATTGCCTGGGATGTCCCTCCTAAACAGCACCCTCACGTCCTTAACATCAACGACACAGACAAAATGGTTGAAAGTGGTGCTGCCTTTGCAAGAAAATTTAAGCAAGATGATCCAGCCTTGGATTGGATTGATAAAATGATTCTCCGCAAGAGAAATGGACTATTTCCACTCGGTGGTTGGTGCACCGGCAGACCCAAATGCTCCGAGATTGGGAACATTTATAAACTCAAACCTGGTCCGGGATCTCAAAGGCTTCATCGCCTTGTCGCGGGGCTAACTTTGAAGGCTAAATCTGGTGAGGATCAGTGTAAATAG